A stretch of Rhinoderma darwinii isolate aRhiDar2 chromosome 4, aRhiDar2.hap1, whole genome shotgun sequence DNA encodes these proteins:
- the TMEM214 gene encoding transmembrane protein 214, whose protein sequence is MASGATGDGKWKVVGKSKKNGDRRRALGESNLPPKVVVITAGVPIQPSVYELGFEKMMKKQNKEQVPPRSSSEPQTKKPQPPSKSAKKTSSGGSSSSAPGRHATLEEALRALNLSDLQREMERSQSMFPENPQIWVKDLAGYLNDKLQTPKNEAVPSQQSHDYPYCLVNKELKGVIRSLLVKTSSELEMFVDHCIFSMLQELDKPTAQSVHGYRICIQAILLDKPKTVTVNLKKYLDMLRAQQNRPVRCLAMMWAVGQAGYADLTEGLKVWLGLMFPVLGIKSLSPYAISYLDRLLLVHSNLTKGFGMIGPKDFFPLLDFAFMPNNSLSSSQQEQLRDLYPRLKVLAFGATPESTLHTYFPSFLSRATPNCPGVMRKELLHSLYECLNLDPLSFSVWRQLYTKHLSQSSLLLQHLVKSWDTTSKPMRKSVMETVQSFRVTNEEFSKKAPNSREMGQCESACQSLLKKMKGRGIPWFRIFLVALVFTAGFVIHDIRTHGSFQASSTAGALQQTGLLTLSHQAWSKGCFFAQQCHSWLERNVPVYYSQAVEVLGPVLEMLWEKSRDGFTLVTQKCSTQLTYMRDNLPWFIEWLQSQIPDSVFQLLEYLRELLVLLYHNYFLPAVRHCEDALQMAWQRYVDSCNGKVTWDCTRGHLTNITQSSWTFLQNTTLAIKDWAVAMISSH, encoded by the exons ATGGCTTCCGGAGCTACTGGTGATGGCAAATGGAAAGTGGTCGGGAAAAGCAAGAAGAACGGAGATCGCAGGAGAGCgctgggggagagcaacttgccTCCGAAAGTGGTCGTCATCACCGCGGGGG TTCCCATCCAGCCGTCAGTCTATGAGCTGGGCTTCGAGAAGATGATGAAGAAGCAGAACAAGGAGCAGGTTCCTCCCCGCAGCAGCTCAGAGCCCCAGACCAAGAAGCCGCAGCCGCCAAGCAAGAGCGCAAAGAAGACGTCTTCAGGGGGGAGCAGCTCCTCTGCTCCGGGGAGACATGCCACGCTGGAGGAGGCCCTGCGGGCG CTGAACCTGTCGGATCTTCAGAGGGAGATGGAGAGGAGTCAGAGTATGTTTCCCGAGAACCCCCAAATCTGGGTGAAGGACCTGGCGGGCTACCTGAACGACAAGCTGCAGACCCCCAAGAACGAGGCGGTGCCGAGCCAGCAGTCCCACG ATTATCCCTACTGCCTGGTGAATAAGGAGCTGAAGGGCGTCATCCGGTCCCTGCTGGTGAAGACGTCCTCGGAGCTGGAGATGTTTGTGGACCACTGTATATTCTCAATGCTGCAAGAGCTGGATAAACCCACAG CGCAATCAGTCCACGGCTACCGGATCTGTATCCAGGCCATTCTACTGGACAAGCCCAAAACCGTAACCGTTAACTTAAAGAAG TACCTGGACATGCTGCGGGCTCAGCAGAACCGGCCGGTACGGTGTCTGGCCATGATGTGGGCTGTGGGACAGGCTGGATACGCTGACCTAACTGAGGGACTGAAAG TGTGGCTCGGCCTCATGTTTCCAGTGCTGGGGATCAAGTCTCTCTCGCCCTACGCCATATCCTATCTGGACCGTCTCCTGCT GGTGCACTCTAATCTCACCAAAGGATTCGGCATGATCGGACCTAAGGActtcttcccgctcctggacttcGCATTTATGCCGAACAACTCGCTGTCCTCCAG TCAGCAGGAGCAGCTCCGGGACTTGTACCCCAGGCTGAAGGTTCTGGCGTTCGGAGCGACCCCGGAGAGCACGCTGCACACCTACTTCCCTTCCTTCCTGTCCAGAGCCACCCCAAACTGCCCCGGGGTCATGAGGAAAGAG CTTCTCCACAGTCTCTATGAATGTCTGAACCTCGACCCTCTCAGCTTCAGCGTGTGGCGGCAGCTCTACACCAAGCACCTGTCACAGTCCAG TTTACTCCTGCAGCATCTGGTCAAATCCTGGGACACGACGTCTAAGCCG ATGAGGAAGTCTGTGATGGAGACGGTGCAGTCGTTCCGCGTGACCAATGAAGAATTCTCGAAAAAGGCGCCAAATTCAAGGGAGATGGGACAGTGCGAATCTGCGTGTCAG TCTCTCCTGAAGAAGATGAAGGGACGAGGAATTCCCTGGTTCCGGATTTTCCTGGTCGCCCTCGTATTCACAGCCGGGTTTGTGATCCATGACATTCGGACGCACGGATCATTCCAAG CTTCTTCCACGGCCGGCGCGCTGCAGCAGACGGGGCTCCTGACCCTCTCCCACCAGGCATGGAGCAAAGGCTGTTTTTTcgctcagcagtgtcacag CTGGCTAGAGCGCAACGTTCCGGTGTATTACTCTCAGGCGGTGGAAGTGCTGGGACCGGTCCTGGAGATGTTATGGGAGAAGAGTCGGGACGGATTTACACTGGTGACACAGAAGTGTTCCACACAGCTGACCTACATGAGGGACAATCTACCGTGGTTTATTGAATGG CTCCAGTCCCAGATCCCGGATTCGGTCTTCCAGCTGCTGGAGTACCTGAGAGAACTGCTCGTCCTTCTCTACCACAATTACTTCCTGCCCGCGGTGCGGCACTGTGAGGATGCCCTACAGATGGCGTGGCAGCGATACGTGGACTCATGCAA CGGCAAGGTGACGTGGGACTGCACGAGAGGTCACCTGACCAACATCACCCAATCGTCCTGGACGTTCCTGCAGAACACTACATTGGCCATTAAGGACTGGGCCGTCGCCATGATCTCCAGTCACTAG